A single Mustela lutreola isolate mMusLut2 chromosome X, mMusLut2.pri, whole genome shotgun sequence DNA region contains:
- the LOC131822245 gene encoding carbonic anhydrase 5B, mitochondrial-like isoform X3: protein MSVLVALILCGYQVLASHPGPGPDSRLNMVVMSSLRVVLQASPCKLLWRRFQTPRFVPARPCSLYTCTYKSRNRALHPLWETVDLVPGGERQSPINIRWRDSVYDPGLKPLTISYDPTTCLHVWNNGYSFLVEFEDSTDKSEEVKLPEVHCFCQVTQLTAGELMENQQTTLCARPLSSWRLQQVLASCKVWSCTS from the exons GTTATCAGGTTCTTGCAAGTCATCCGGGGCCCGGTCCGGATTCCAGGCTAAACATGGTGGTGATGAGTAGCCTGAGGGTCGTTCTTCAAGCCTCTCCATGCAAGTTACTGTGGAGAAGATTCCAGACCCCCAGGTTCGTGCCAGCGAGGCCCTGCAGCCTCTACACCTGCACATACAAAAGCCGGAACCGAGCCC TGCACCCGCTGTGGGAGACCGTGGACCTGGTCCCGGGGGGCGAGCGCCAGTCGCCCATCAACATCCGCTGGAGGGACAGCGTCTATGATCCTGGCTTAAAACCGCTCACCATCTCTTACGACCCGACCACCTGCCTCCACGTCTGGAATAACGGGTACTCTTTCCTGGTGGAATTTGAAGATTCTACAGATAAGTCAG AGGAAGTGAAGCTCCCTGAAGTTCACTGCTTTtgccaggtcacacagctgactGCTGGAGAACTGATGGAAAATCAGCAGACCACACTCTGTGCAAGGCCTCTGAGCTCCTGGAGACTTCAGCAGGTGCTGGCCTCCTGCAAGGTCTGGAG CTGCACGTCATGA
- the LOC131822245 gene encoding carbonic anhydrase 5B, mitochondrial-like isoform X4 — protein MVVMSSLRVVLQASPCKLLWRRFQTPRFVPARPCSLYTCTYKSRNRALHPLWETVDLVPGGERQSPINIRWRDSVYDPGLKPLTISYDPTTCLHVWNNGYSFLVEFEDSTDKSEEVKLPEVHCFCQVTQLTAGELMENQQTTLCARPLSSWRLQQVLASCKVWSCTS, from the exons ATGGTGGTGATGAGTAGCCTGAGGGTCGTTCTTCAAGCCTCTCCATGCAAGTTACTGTGGAGAAGATTCCAGACCCCCAGGTTCGTGCCAGCGAGGCCCTGCAGCCTCTACACCTGCACATACAAAAGCCGGAACCGAGCCC TGCACCCGCTGTGGGAGACCGTGGACCTGGTCCCGGGGGGCGAGCGCCAGTCGCCCATCAACATCCGCTGGAGGGACAGCGTCTATGATCCTGGCTTAAAACCGCTCACCATCTCTTACGACCCGACCACCTGCCTCCACGTCTGGAATAACGGGTACTCTTTCCTGGTGGAATTTGAAGATTCTACAGATAAGTCAG AGGAAGTGAAGCTCCCTGAAGTTCACTGCTTTtgccaggtcacacagctgactGCTGGAGAACTGATGGAAAATCAGCAGACCACACTCTGTGCAAGGCCTCTGAGCTCCTGGAGACTTCAGCAGGTGCTGGCCTCCTGCAAGGTCTGGAG CTGCACGTCATGA